The genomic interval GAAGCCGGCGGTGACCCGCACCATGTCGGAGGCGGCGCGGGTGCTGTCGGTGACATCGGCGATGGCACGGACGGATCGGCCGACCGCGTCCACCACCCGGTCGAGATCCTCGGTCTGGATGGCGGCGCCATCGGCGACCTGCGACACCGCAGTACTGGCCTGCCCGGCGGCGACGGCGACCTGGGCCGCCTGCTGGCCGATACGCCGGAAGGAAGCGCTGGCATCTTCGACCAGCGCCACCATGTCACCATAGCGGCCGGGGAGAGATGCGGCACCCGGCGCATCTCTCTGCGCCTCGCCCTCTCCTTCCTGGGTCAGGCGGCGCAGGGTGGCGTGGAGCCGATCCTGTGTCTGGGCGATGCGAACCAGGGATGCGACGACGCCACCTGCCTCGTCACCACGGAGAGGCGGTATTGACAGCTCATCCGCCATGCCGTCGGCCAGCCGGCCGGCGGCCATCTGCAGCCGCCCCATCGCGTCGGAGAGATCGAGCGCCAGGATGCAGCCGATCAGCAGCCCCAGGGCGAGCATGCCACCCGTGACGATCCAGACGGTCTGTTTTCCGATGTCGGGAACAGCGTGCGGCAGCAGAAGGGGAATGAGTGCCGCGACCGTTGGCAGAACAAGGGCGAGTCCAAAACGGGGAAGGATCCGCAAGCTGGCCGGAAGGGACATCGCAGTACAGGCTCCTCACGAACGACCAGCGGCACC from Azospirillum sp. TSH100 carries:
- a CDS encoding methyl-accepting chemotaxis protein, whose product is MSLPASLRILPRFGLALVLPTVAALIPLLLPHAVPDIGKQTVWIVTGGMLALGLLIGCILALDLSDAMGRLQMAAGRLADGMADELSIPPLRGDEAGGVVASLVRIAQTQDRLHATLRRLTQEGEGEAQRDAPGAASLPGRYGDMVALVEDASASFRRIGQQAAQVAVAAGQASTAVSQVADGAAIQTEDLDRVVDAVGRSVRAIADVTDSTRAASDMVRVTAGFADRGKAEMARLVRVSQTIGDNSRRIGRITEAITQIAVKTNILSVNASIEAARAGEQGKGFEVVAEEVGKLADNAVESARQIAEIVEAAATMAEEGMAATAEVVQMMDGIAERVTQIDRMVQSVAAAMANQQDHIVEIESNVGNIRTVASKNAAASEEITATMVHLSRLADDTRRLAERFRAS